The genomic region CTCGGTGATGCGCACCGGTGCGACCAGGTTGATGTTCTGGACCATGTTCCAGCGGCTGTCATCCATGTTGACCAGCAGCTTGTCGCGGGTAACGCCAGCGTTGTGAACGATGGTGTCGATCTTGCGGCCGTAACGCTCCTGAGCGTGCTTAGCAATCTCTTCCGCAGCCTTCGGGTCCGTCACGTCGAGCGGCAAAGCGGTGCCCTTGACCTTGTTGGCGGTCTTGGCCAGGCCTTCACCAGCCTGCGGAATGTCCACGCAGATCACCTTGGCACCGTCACGGGCCAGGGTCTCTGCGATAACGGCGCCGATGCCGCGGGCGGCACCGGTGACCACGGCGAGGCGGCCAGCCAGCGGCTTCTCCCAGTCTTCCGGCTGATCAACATCGGCCGGGGTGACGCGGATGACCTGGCCGTCGACAAACGCGGACTTGCCGGACAGCAGGAAGCGGAGGGTGGACTCCACCTTGGAGATCTGGCCGCCGTCGATGGAGGGGTCCACGTACACCAGCTGGACGGTGCCGCCCTTGCGCATCTCCTTTGCCAGCGAGCGGGTGAAACCTTCCAGCGAGCGCTGTGCAATGCGCTCATCTGGGCCGTCGACCAGCTCCGGGGTGGTGCCGATGACGATGATGCGGGCGTTGTCCAGCACCTTCTTCAGCTGCGGGTGGAAGAACTTGTGCAGGGCCTCGAGCTCCTCCGGCTTGGTCAGGCCGCTGGCATCGAACACGATGCCAGCACGCTTGGTGTCTGCTTCGGCCTTCAACAGCTTGTAAGGGCCATCGAGAAGCTCGGCCAGAGCTGGAGTCAGACGGCCCTCACCGCCAACGACGACCGGACCGTGGAGCAGGGGCTCACCCTGCTTGTAACGACGCAGCGGGTAACCCTGGGGGACACCAGCCTTGGCAGCGAGAGGGGAGTTGATGAACTGTTCGAGGAGGCCTTGGGATGCCACTATTTTCTCCTTCATATAGGCACGTACTGAGGCAAGGGCAACCGTGCGAAATCGGTGGCTCTGTGTCGGATACTATTATAAGATCACTATGGTGACGAACCTTACAAAGGAATGACTTTGTAAAGTGCCAAACAAAAGTCCGGAGAAAATCGCAGGAAGATCCTGGGTTTCTCAACGCTTTTCACGGAAGTGCAGGAATAAGCATGAATGAACCTCGCAAGGTAGCCATCCTCGGCGGTAACCGCATCCCGTTCGCTCGGTCCAACAAGGAATACGCCAACGCATCCAATCAGGACATGCTCACCTCGGCCCTCAACGGCCTAGTGGCGCGTTACGGTCTGCAGGACCAGGAGATGGGTCTCGTCGTCGGTGGTGCTGTGCTCAAGCACGCACGCGACTTCAACCTCGTGCGCGAATCAGTGATCGGATCTGAGCTGGCATCCACCACTCCGGCCTTCGACCTGCAGCACGCCTGCGGCACCTCGCTGACCTCCGCGATCCAGGTCGCTGACGCAATTGCTCTGGGCCGCATCGAGAACGGTATCGCCTGCGGCGCCGACACCACGTCGGACGCCCCGCTGGCTGTGAACGACACGCTGCGTAAGACGCTGATCCGTCTGTCCAACGCCAAGTCCACCGCTGACCAGCTCAAGCTCGTCGGTTCCATCCGTCCGAGCCAGCTGGCTCCGGAGCAGCCGCAGAACGGCGAGCCGCGCACCGGCTTGTCCATGGGTGAGCACGCCGCCATCACCGCCCGCGAGATGGAAATCTCCCGCGAGGCCCAGGATGAGCTGGCAGCAACCTCCCACCAGAACCTGGCCAAGGCTTACGACGAGGGCTTCTTCAACGACCTGATGACCCCGTTCCTCGGCGTGCAGCGCGACACTAACCTGCGCCCGGACTCTTCCGTCGAAAAGCTTTCGAAGCTCAAGCCGGTCTTCGGCAAGAAGGACGCGGAGCAGCACGGCGGCACCGCAACGATGACCGCGGGTAACTCCACCCCGCTTACTGACGGTGCAGCGGCTGTCCTCCTCTCCTCCGAGGAATGGGCAAAGGAGAACAACCTGCCGGTCCAGGCGTACATCGTCGACTCCGAGCTGGTAGCCGTTGACTTCGTCTCAGGCAAGGACGGCCTGCTCATGGCTCCGACCTACGCTGTCCCGCGCATGCTCGAGCGCAACGGACTGACCCTGCAGGACTTCGACTACTACGAGATCCACGAGGCGTTCGCCTCCCAGGTGCTGGCCACCCTCAAGGCATGGGAAGACGAGACCTACTGCCGCGAGCGCCTCGGCCTGGACGCTCCGCTGGGCTCCATCGACCGTTCCAAGCTCAATGTCAAGGGCTCCTCTCTGGCAGCCGGCCACCCGTTCGCCGCGACCGGTGCACGCATCCTCGCTTCGGCTGCCAAGGTGCTGGAGCAAAACGGTGGCGGCCGCACCCTGGTTTCCGTCTGTGCAGCAGGCGGCCAGGGCGTCGTCGCGATCATTGAGCGCTAAAGCGCCAAGGCTTCACCTATTCACCACTCTCCGTAAAGGAACACAACCATGACCTCTGTTGAGGAAAAGGAAGGCCGCAAGGCCAAGCCGGAATCCCGCCAACCGCAGACGCTGCCAGAAACCCCCGATGCAGCTGTCGCGGGGAAGCTGAAGGATCTGCTTGACGGCGCATGGGGCGAGCGCAAGGACGACATCCGCGAGCAGCTCAACCGGGAAGAAGCCCTCCCGATGATCGAAGGCTCGGTTGAGGACATCCGCGCCGCCCTGCTGGAAAAGGTCAAGATGGTGGCTGGCTCCGGCATGATGCAGACCGCTTTCTCCGAAGCTAACGGCGGCTCCGGCGAGGCCCACGTGGGCATCCTGGGCCTGGACCTGCTGGGTCAGTTCAACGGCTCCCTTGCGATTAAGTCCGGTGTGCAGTTCGGACTGTGGGGCGGCGCAGTCGACGTCCTGGGCACCGAGCGTCACCGCGAGTACGCGCAAGGTGCTATGGACCTGTCCATGCTCGGCTCCTACGGCATGACCGAGCGTGGCCACGGCTCCAACGTCCAGGACCTGGAGACCACCGCGACCTATGACCCGGAGACCCAGGAGTTCATCATCCACTCTCCGTCTCCGTCGGCGACCAAGGTTTACATCGGCAACACCGCCCGCGATGGCCGCTGGTCCGCAGTCTTCGCCCAGCTCTACACCCCGGGCGAGGAAGAGTCCCACGGTGTGCACTGCTTCGTTGTGCGCATTCGCGAGGATGACGGCTCCCCGGTCGAGGGCGTCAAGATCGGCGACCACGGCCACAAGGGCGGCCTGCTCGGTGTTGACAACGGCACCCTGACCTTCGACAACGTCCGCATCCCGCGCGAAGCGCTGCTGAACCAGTTCGGCGATGTCGACGAGGCCGGTAACTACACCTCCCCGATCGAGTCGAAGAACCGCCGCTTTTTCACCATGCTGGGCACCCTAATCCGCGGCCGTATTGCCGTCGGTGCTGCCGGCGCAGGCGCGACCAAGTCCGCACTGGCCATTGCCACGAAATACGCGCACCAGCGCCGCCAGTTCGACTACGGTGACGCCGGCCGTGAAGACAAGCTGATCGACTACCGTGCGCACCGCCGCCGTCTGATCATCCCGCTGGCCCGCACCTACGCTATCCAGCTGCTGCAGAATCAGCTGACCCAGCGTTACGCGGATCAGACCGCACGTCAGGCATCCGGCGAGTGGTCCGTGACCGACCCGACCAAGGCGCAGGCCCTGGCATCCCGCGAGATGGAGACCCTGGCTGCAGCGTTCAAGGCCGTCGCGACCGAGCACGCCACCGACACCATCCAGGAGTGCCGCGAGGCGTGCGGTGGTGCCGGCTTCATGTCCGAGAACCTGCTGACCACCTTCCGCGCAGACACCGATGTGTACAACACGTTCGAGGGCGACAACACCGTTCTGCTGCAGCTGGCCGGCAAGAACCTGCTCACCGCGTACACCAGCGAGATGGCTAACCCGTCTGCGATGGACATTGTGAAGTACGCCGCCACCAACGTGACGGACATCTTCCGCTCCCGCGCTGGCCTGGGTGCCACCGTCCAGTCCGTGGTGGACACGTTCGCGAGCGAAGAAGCATCGCTTTTCGACGCTGACTACCAGCTCAAGGTGATCCAGCTGCGCGAGCAGCTGGTGATGCGTTCCCTGATCCGCCGCATCCAGGGCGCACGCAAGCTGTCGCGTGCCGAGGGCGCAAAGGTCATCGACAAGGCCCAGGACCACATGCTCAACGCCGCATGGGCATACATCGAGAACCTGATGGTCCAGGCCATGATCGAAGCAGAGCGTTCCCTGCCGGTCGGCTCCACCGAGCGTGCCGTATTCGAGCAGGTCCGCCACCTGTTCGTCTTCGACACCATCATCCGCAACGCTGGCTGGTACCAGGAGCAAAACGTCATCTCCTCCGGCCGCGTCAAGGCAGCCCGCGCCGCCATCAACGACCTGGTCGACTCGCTTGGCCCCTGGTCTGAGGTTCTCGTGGACGCTTTCGCAGTCCCGTCCGTCGTGCTCGACCGTCCGATCTTCAAGGACGGCGGCACCGACGCCTCCCGCGACAACCCGGAGGCGTGGACGGTTGGGTCCAACATCCCGACCACGGCGAAAGAGAACTAGCTCTACGTAGCTAGTCGCTTAGACGAGCAAGGCCTCCCGGATCACATCCGGGAGGCCTTAGCTTTTCGAGTGCTTCTCAGCTCTAGAATACTACTCGCTGTTTTCTGGAATACTGCTCATCTGTAAACCCAGGTCAAAAGCATGCAGTTCCGCCTATATGTCCGAGCAGTATTCCATCCGGCAGGCAAGGGGGCGGGACGACCTGAATGAGATCCCGGCCCCTGATGTAGCCGCTAAGCCGACGGCATAGACAGGCTCGGCATGCCCAGCGAGACAGACGGGTGGCCAGCAGAGACCACGGGAGTCTCCTGGGACGGGCCGTACTTGTTAAGCAGGGTAGAAGCTTCCTGGCCGGTCGCACCCTGGGACGTCTGTGCGAGGTGCTTGAGGTTCTCCGGCAGTTCACGGCCGTGGAACTTCATAGCCTCAACGTAGAGTTTGCCAGCGCGGTAGGAGGAGCGAACGAGCGGGCCAGACATGACCGCAGCGAAGCCCATCTCGTATGCGGCGTCGCGGTACTCAATGAACTCCTCCGGCTTCACCCACCGCTCAATCGGGTGGAACTGCGGGCCGGGGCGGAGGTATTGGGTAATCGTGATGATGTCGGTGCCGGCTTCCTGCATGTCCTGCAGTGCCTCGAGCACCTCTTCGCGGGTCTCGCCCATACCCAGGATGAGGTTCGACTTGGTGATCAGCCCGTAGTCGCGTGCCGCCTGGATGACTTCCAGGGAACGGTCATAACGGAACGCCGGGCGGATGCGCTTGAAGATGCGTGGCACCGTCTCCAGGTTGTGCGCGAAGACCTCCGGTTCAGCCTCGAACACCTGCTGGAGCAGGTCGGGCTTACCAGAGAAGTCAGGGGTAAGGTTCTCCACGCCGGTGTGCGGGTTGAGCTCGTGAATCTTGCGCACGACCTCGGCGTAGAGCCAAGCACCCTCGTCATCCAAGTCATCACGGGTCACGCCGGTGATGGTGGAGTAGTTCAGCTCCATCTCGCGCACAGACTCGGCGACGCGCAAGGGTTCTTCAGGGTCAAGCGGTTCCGGTTTCGCGGAATTGATCATGCAGAAATCGCAACGGCGGGAACAGTTCGCACCGCCGATGAGGAAGGTGGCCTCGCGCGATTCCCAGCACTCGTGAATGTTGGGGCAACCGGCCTCCTGGCACACGGTGTGCAGCGACGCACCGAACACCTTGCGGCGCATGTCCTCGTACTCCGGACCCGTCTTCACCGCATTGCGGATCCACCGCGGCTTCGACTCGATGGGGGTTTGAGCGTTTCGCTTTTCGACGCGCCTTAGCTTGCGTCCTTCTTCTGCCACAGTCACACCATCCAGGTTAGTGCTGCCTTACTAGCGTGTCGAATATCTACGATGCGATTGCCCTACTACGGGGTCGGTGCCGCACCAATCGTGTGGTCGGAGACGTGGAGTTCGCCGGAAAGGGCGCGGGAGAGAGCGTCGACAAGCGTGGGCGTGATGGCATCGGGGGTGATGTCGCGGCCGGTCTCGAGCGACAAGGTGGTCACATCCGCGTCGTTGATGCCGCAGGCGATGATGTGTCCGAAGTACTCGAGTGTGTTGTTGCAGTTCACTGCCAAGCCGTGCATAGTCACACCGCGCGTGACGCGGATGCCCAGCTGAGCGACTTTGCGGTCGCGGCGGAACGTGGCCGGGTCGGCCGGGACCCAGACACCGGAGCGGCCCTCGATCCGACCAGCATCGGCAACGCCGAACTCGCGCACAGCGAAGATCATCGCTTCTTCGATGCGGCGCACGAAGTCGACCACGTCCACAGGATCGGCGAGCTTGATGATGGGATAGGTCACCAGCTGGCCCTCACCGTGCCAGGTGATGCGCCCGCCACGGTCGACC from Corynebacterium genitalium ATCC 33030 harbors:
- a CDS encoding 3-oxoacyl-ACP reductase; the encoded protein is MASQGLLEQFINSPLAAKAGVPQGYPLRRYKQGEPLLHGPVVVGGEGRLTPALAELLDGPYKLLKAEADTKRAGIVFDASGLTKPEELEALHKFFHPQLKKVLDNARIIVIGTTPELVDGPDERIAQRSLEGFTRSLAKEMRKGGTVQLVYVDPSIDGGQISKVESTLRFLLSGKSAFVDGQVIRVTPADVDQPEDWEKPLAGRLAVVTGAARGIGAVIAETLARDGAKVICVDIPQAGEGLAKTANKVKGTALPLDVTDPKAAEEIAKHAQERYGRKIDTIVHNAGVTRDKLLVNMDDSRWNMVQNINLVAPVRITEALLEADAFADKPAIVGVSSTSGIAGNRGQTNYGTTKAGVVGFVDALADKIAEKGGSINAVAPGFIETEMTDAIPFTTREVARRLNTLSQGGKPLDVAETVAYFSAPSSTSVNGNTVRVCGQNLVGA
- a CDS encoding acetyl-CoA C-acetyltransferase; translation: MNEPRKVAILGGNRIPFARSNKEYANASNQDMLTSALNGLVARYGLQDQEMGLVVGGAVLKHARDFNLVRESVIGSELASTTPAFDLQHACGTSLTSAIQVADAIALGRIENGIACGADTTSDAPLAVNDTLRKTLIRLSNAKSTADQLKLVGSIRPSQLAPEQPQNGEPRTGLSMGEHAAITAREMEISREAQDELAATSHQNLAKAYDEGFFNDLMTPFLGVQRDTNLRPDSSVEKLSKLKPVFGKKDAEQHGGTATMTAGNSTPLTDGAAAVLLSSEEWAKENNLPVQAYIVDSELVAVDFVSGKDGLLMAPTYAVPRMLERNGLTLQDFDYYEIHEAFASQVLATLKAWEDETYCRERLGLDAPLGSIDRSKLNVKGSSLAAGHPFAATGARILASAAKVLEQNGGGRTLVSVCAAGGQGVVAIIER
- a CDS encoding acyl-CoA dehydrogenase family protein; its protein translation is MTSVEEKEGRKAKPESRQPQTLPETPDAAVAGKLKDLLDGAWGERKDDIREQLNREEALPMIEGSVEDIRAALLEKVKMVAGSGMMQTAFSEANGGSGEAHVGILGLDLLGQFNGSLAIKSGVQFGLWGGAVDVLGTERHREYAQGAMDLSMLGSYGMTERGHGSNVQDLETTATYDPETQEFIIHSPSPSATKVYIGNTARDGRWSAVFAQLYTPGEEESHGVHCFVVRIREDDGSPVEGVKIGDHGHKGGLLGVDNGTLTFDNVRIPREALLNQFGDVDEAGNYTSPIESKNRRFFTMLGTLIRGRIAVGAAGAGATKSALAIATKYAHQRRQFDYGDAGREDKLIDYRAHRRRLIIPLARTYAIQLLQNQLTQRYADQTARQASGEWSVTDPTKAQALASREMETLAAAFKAVATEHATDTIQECREACGGAGFMSENLLTTFRADTDVYNTFEGDNTVLLQLAGKNLLTAYTSEMANPSAMDIVKYAATNVTDIFRSRAGLGATVQSVVDTFASEEASLFDADYQLKVIQLREQLVMRSLIRRIQGARKLSRAEGAKVIDKAQDHMLNAAWAYIENLMVQAMIEAERSLPVGSTERAVFEQVRHLFVFDTIIRNAGWYQEQNVISSGRVKAARAAINDLVDSLGPWSEVLVDAFAVPSVVLDRPIFKDGGTDASRDNPEAWTVGSNIPTTAKEN
- the lipA gene encoding lipoyl synthase — its product is MTVAEEGRKLRRVEKRNAQTPIESKPRWIRNAVKTGPEYEDMRRKVFGASLHTVCQEAGCPNIHECWESREATFLIGGANCSRRCDFCMINSAKPEPLDPEEPLRVAESVREMELNYSTITGVTRDDLDDEGAWLYAEVVRKIHELNPHTGVENLTPDFSGKPDLLQQVFEAEPEVFAHNLETVPRIFKRIRPAFRYDRSLEVIQAARDYGLITKSNLILGMGETREEVLEALQDMQEAGTDIITITQYLRPGPQFHPIERWVKPEEFIEYRDAAYEMGFAAVMSGPLVRSSYRAGKLYVEAMKFHGRELPENLKHLAQTSQGATGQEASTLLNKYGPSQETPVVSAGHPSVSLGMPSLSMPSA
- the lipB gene encoding lipoyl(octanoyl) transferase LipB, whose amino-acid sequence is MTAPRDPFFPADKSIRADNSPLDVRNLGLVDYEETWHMQADLATQRANDEIGDTLLVLQHPNTYTAGKRTQPEDLPDNGLPVVKVDRGGRITWHGEGQLVTYPIIKLADPVDVVDFVRRIEEAMIFAVREFGVADAGRIEGRSGVWVPADPATFRRDRKVAQLGIRVTRGVTMHGLAVNCNNTLEYFGHIIACGINDADVTTLSLETGRDITPDAITPTLVDALSRALSGELHVSDHTIGAAPTP